A single genomic interval of Armigeres subalbatus isolate Guangzhou_Male chromosome 1, GZ_Asu_2, whole genome shotgun sequence harbors:
- the LOC134205488 gene encoding protein stunted translates to MTAWRAAGLNYINYSNIAARLVRKALKPEQRAQASRRDESHIKFTKWVNGKPEKAAIEN, encoded by the exons ATGACTGCCTGGAGAGCTGCCGGTTTGAA CTACATCAACTACTCTAACATTGCCGCTCGGTTGGTGCGCAAAGCGCTGAAGCCAGAACAGCGGGCACAGGCCTCTCGACGAGACGAGTCCCACATCAAGTTCACCAAATGGGTCAACGGAAAGCCAGAAA AGGCagcaattgaaaattaa